A genomic segment from Sciurus carolinensis chromosome 1, mSciCar1.2, whole genome shotgun sequence encodes:
- the Zbtb17 gene encoding zinc finger and BTB domain-containing protein 17 isoform X2, whose amino-acid sequence MAAMDFPQHSQHVLEQLNQQRQLGLLCDCTFVVDGVDFKAHKAVLAACSEYFKMLFVDQKDVVHLDISNAAGLGQVLEFMYTAKLSLSPENVDDVLAVASFLQMQDVITACHALKSLAEPATSAGENTEALTMEGVDKRAREEKAAAPVLSRLDHAGSSPPAGPGREPKEERGGQAGSAASEMEVEPASKGEEEREQEEGAGPEVKEEGPQLENGDTPEENEESAGTDSGQELSSEARSLRSGTYGDRTESKAYGSVIHKCEDCGKEFTHTGNFKRHIRIHTGEKPFSCRECSKAFSDPAACKAHEKTHSPLKPYGCEECGKSYRLISLLNLHKKRHSGEARYRCEDCGKLFTTSGNLKRHQLVHSGEKPYQCDYCGRSFSDPTSKMRHLETHDTDKEHKCPHCDKKFNQVGNLKAHLKIHIADGPLKCRECGKQFTTSGNLKRHLRIHSGEKPYVCIHCQRQFADPGALQRHVRIHTGEKPCQCVMCGKAFTQASSLIAHVRQHTGEKPYVCERCGKRFVQSSQLANHIRHHDNIRPHKCSVCSKAFVNVGDLSKHIIIHTGEKPYLCDKCGRGFNRVDNLRSHVKTVHQGKAGIKILEPEEGGEVSVVTVDDMVTLATEALAATAVTQLTVVPVGAAVTADETEVLKAEISKAVKQVQEEDPNTHILYACDSCGDKFLDANSLAQHVRIHTAQALVMFQTDADFYQQYGPGTTWPAGQVLQAGELVFRPRDGAEGQPAMAETPPTAAECPPPAE is encoded by the exons CCATGGATTTCCCCCAGCACAGCCAGCATGTCCTGGAGCAGCTGAACCAGCAGCGGCAGCTCGGGCTTCTGTGTGACTGCACCTTCGTGGTGGACGGCGTTGACTTTAAGGCGCATAAGGCAGTGCTGGCAGCCTGCAGCGAGTACTTCAAGATGCTGTTCGTGGACCAGAAGGACGTGGTGCACCTGGACATCAGTAACGCGGCAG GCCTGGGGCAGGTGCTGGAGTTCATGTACACAGCCAAGCTGAGCCTGAGCCCTGAGAACGTGGACGATGTGTTGGCCGTGGCCAGCTTCCTCCAGATGCAGGACGTCATCACAGCCTGCCATGCCCTCAAGTCACTCGCTGAGCCGGCCACCAGCGCTGGGGAAAATACAGAGGCCTTGACCATGGAAG GGGTGGACAAGAGAGCCAGAGAGGAGAAGGCTGCCGCGCCCGTGCTGAGCAGGCTGGACCACGCAGGAAGCAGTCCACCCGCAGGCCCTGGACGGGAGCCCAAAGAGGAGCGGGGCGGCCAGGCCGGGAGTGCTGCCAGTG AAATGGAGGTGGAGCCGGCCAGCAAGGGGGAAGAGGAGCGGGAGCAGGAGGAGGGCGCAGGGCCCGAGGTCAAGGAGGAGGGGCCTCAGCTGGAGAACGGAGACACCCCCGAGGAGAACGAGGAGTCTGCGGGCACTGACTCTGGGCAGGAGCTCAGCTCAGAGGCCCGGAGCCTGCGCTCCGGCACCTATGGGGACCGCACCGAGTCCAAGGCCTACGGCTCCGTCATCCACAAGTGCGAG GACTGCGGGAAGGAGTTCACGCACACGGGGAACTTCAAGCGGCACATCCGCATCCACACGGGCGAGAAGCCGTTCTCGTGCAGGGAGTGCAGCAAGGCCTTCTCCGACCCCGCCGCGTGCAAGGCGCACGAGAAGACACACAG CCCCTTGAAGCCCTACGGCTGCGAGGAGTGTGGCAAGAGCTACCGGCTCATCAGCCTGCTGAACCTGCACAAGAAGCGGCACTCGGGCGAGGCGCGCTACCGCTGCGAGGACTGCGGCAAGCTCTTCACCACCTCCGGCAACCTCAAGCGGCACCAGCTGGTGCACAGTGGGGAGAAGCCCTACCAGTGCGACTACTGTGGCCGCTCCTTCTCCGACCCCACGTCCAAGATGCGCCACCTGGAGACCCACGACACCGACAAGGAGCACAAGTGCCCTCACTGCGACAAGAAGTTCAACCAG GTGGGGAACCTGAAGGCGCATCTGAAGATCCACATCGCCGACGGGCCTCTCAAGTGTCGCGAGTGTGGGAAGCAGTTCACCACCTCAG GGAACCTCAAGCGGCACCTTCGGATCCACAGCGGGGAGAAGCCCTACGTGTGCATCCACTGCCAGCGACAGTTTGCTGACCCCGGGGCTCTGCAGCGGCACGTCCGCATCCACACTG gcgAGAAGCCATGCCAGTGTGTGATGTGCGGCAAGGCCTTCACCCAGGCCAGCTCCCTCATCGCCCACGTGCGACAGcacactggggagaagccctacgTCTGCGAGCGCTGCGGCAAGAG ATTTGTCCAGTCCAGCCAGTTGGCCAATCACATCCGCCACCATGACAACATCCGCCCACACAAGTGCAGCGTGTGCAGCAAGGCCTTCGTCAACGTGGGAGACCTGTCCAAGCACATCATCATCCACACTG GAGAGAAGCCTTACCTGTGTGACAAGTGTGGCCGCGGCTTCAACCGGGTGGACAACCTACGCTCCCATGTGAAGACCGTGCACCAGGGCAAGGCTGGCATCAAAATCCTGGAGCCAGAGGAGGGTGGCGAGGTCAGCGTGGTCACTGTGGACGACATGGTCACACTGGCCACTGAGGCACTGGCAGCGACGGCCGTCACCCAGCTCACAG TGGTTCCAGTGGGGGCTGCGGTGACAGCTGATGAGACGGAGGTTCTCAAAGCCGAGATCAGCAAAGCCGTGAAGCAAGTGCAGGAGGAAG ACCCCAACACCCACATCCTCTACGCCTGCGACTCCTGTGGGGACAAGTTCCTGGACGCCAACAGCCTGGCCCAGCACGTCCGGATCCACACCGCCCAGGCACTGGTCATGTTCCAGACCGATGCGGACTTCTACCAGCAGTACGGGCCAGGCACCACGTGGCCAGCGGGGCAGGTGCTGCAGGCCGGGGAGCTGGTCTTCCGCCCTCGGGACGGGGCCGAAGGCCAGCCCGCAATGGCAGAGACCCCACCCACAGCTGCTGAATGCCCACCGCCTGCTGAGTGA
- the Zbtb17 gene encoding zinc finger and BTB domain-containing protein 17 isoform X3 — protein MAAMDFPQHSQHVLEQLNQQRQLGLLCDCTFVVDGVDFKAHKAVLAACSEYFKMLFVDQKDVVHLDISNAAGVDKRAREEKAAAPVLSRLDHAGSSPPAGPGREPKEERGGQAGSAASGAEQTEKADAPREPLPVELKPDPTSGMAAAEAEAALSESSEQEMEVEPASKGEEEREQEEGAGPEVKEEGPQLENGDTPEENEESAGTDSGQELSSEARSLRSGTYGDRTESKAYGSVIHKCEDCGKEFTHTGNFKRHIRIHTGEKPFSCRECSKAFSDPAACKAHEKTHSPLKPYGCEECGKSYRLISLLNLHKKRHSGEARYRCEDCGKLFTTSGNLKRHQLVHSGEKPYQCDYCGRSFSDPTSKMRHLETHDTDKEHKCPHCDKKFNQVGNLKAHLKIHIADGPLKCRECGKQFTTSGNLKRHLRIHSGEKPYVCIHCQRQFADPGALQRHVRIHTGEKPCQCVMCGKAFTQASSLIAHVRQHTGEKPYVCERCGKRFVQSSQLANHIRHHDNIRPHKCSVCSKAFVNVGDLSKHIIIHTGEKPYLCDKCGRGFNRVDNLRSHVKTVHQGKAGIKILEPEEGGEVSVVTVDDMVTLATEALAATAVTQLTVVPVGAAVTADETEVLKAEISKAVKQVQEEDPNTHILYACDSCGDKFLDANSLAQHVRIHTAQALVMFQTDADFYQQYGPGTTWPAGQVLQAGELVFRPRDGAEGQPAMAETPPTAAECPPPAE, from the exons CCATGGATTTCCCCCAGCACAGCCAGCATGTCCTGGAGCAGCTGAACCAGCAGCGGCAGCTCGGGCTTCTGTGTGACTGCACCTTCGTGGTGGACGGCGTTGACTTTAAGGCGCATAAGGCAGTGCTGGCAGCCTGCAGCGAGTACTTCAAGATGCTGTTCGTGGACCAGAAGGACGTGGTGCACCTGGACATCAGTAACGCGGCAG GGGTGGACAAGAGAGCCAGAGAGGAGAAGGCTGCCGCGCCCGTGCTGAGCAGGCTGGACCACGCAGGAAGCAGTCCACCCGCAGGCCCTGGACGGGAGCCCAAAGAGGAGCGGGGCGGCCAGGCCGGGAGTGCTGCCAGTG GCGCAGAGCAGACGGAGAAGGCTGACGCCCCTCGGGAGCCTCTGCCTGTGGAGCTCAAGCCAGACCCCACGAGTGGCATGGCCGCTGCGGAGGCCGAGGCCGCCTTGTCAGAGAGCTCGGAGCAAG AAATGGAGGTGGAGCCGGCCAGCAAGGGGGAAGAGGAGCGGGAGCAGGAGGAGGGCGCAGGGCCCGAGGTCAAGGAGGAGGGGCCTCAGCTGGAGAACGGAGACACCCCCGAGGAGAACGAGGAGTCTGCGGGCACTGACTCTGGGCAGGAGCTCAGCTCAGAGGCCCGGAGCCTGCGCTCCGGCACCTATGGGGACCGCACCGAGTCCAAGGCCTACGGCTCCGTCATCCACAAGTGCGAG GACTGCGGGAAGGAGTTCACGCACACGGGGAACTTCAAGCGGCACATCCGCATCCACACGGGCGAGAAGCCGTTCTCGTGCAGGGAGTGCAGCAAGGCCTTCTCCGACCCCGCCGCGTGCAAGGCGCACGAGAAGACACACAG CCCCTTGAAGCCCTACGGCTGCGAGGAGTGTGGCAAGAGCTACCGGCTCATCAGCCTGCTGAACCTGCACAAGAAGCGGCACTCGGGCGAGGCGCGCTACCGCTGCGAGGACTGCGGCAAGCTCTTCACCACCTCCGGCAACCTCAAGCGGCACCAGCTGGTGCACAGTGGGGAGAAGCCCTACCAGTGCGACTACTGTGGCCGCTCCTTCTCCGACCCCACGTCCAAGATGCGCCACCTGGAGACCCACGACACCGACAAGGAGCACAAGTGCCCTCACTGCGACAAGAAGTTCAACCAG GTGGGGAACCTGAAGGCGCATCTGAAGATCCACATCGCCGACGGGCCTCTCAAGTGTCGCGAGTGTGGGAAGCAGTTCACCACCTCAG GGAACCTCAAGCGGCACCTTCGGATCCACAGCGGGGAGAAGCCCTACGTGTGCATCCACTGCCAGCGACAGTTTGCTGACCCCGGGGCTCTGCAGCGGCACGTCCGCATCCACACTG gcgAGAAGCCATGCCAGTGTGTGATGTGCGGCAAGGCCTTCACCCAGGCCAGCTCCCTCATCGCCCACGTGCGACAGcacactggggagaagccctacgTCTGCGAGCGCTGCGGCAAGAG ATTTGTCCAGTCCAGCCAGTTGGCCAATCACATCCGCCACCATGACAACATCCGCCCACACAAGTGCAGCGTGTGCAGCAAGGCCTTCGTCAACGTGGGAGACCTGTCCAAGCACATCATCATCCACACTG GAGAGAAGCCTTACCTGTGTGACAAGTGTGGCCGCGGCTTCAACCGGGTGGACAACCTACGCTCCCATGTGAAGACCGTGCACCAGGGCAAGGCTGGCATCAAAATCCTGGAGCCAGAGGAGGGTGGCGAGGTCAGCGTGGTCACTGTGGACGACATGGTCACACTGGCCACTGAGGCACTGGCAGCGACGGCCGTCACCCAGCTCACAG TGGTTCCAGTGGGGGCTGCGGTGACAGCTGATGAGACGGAGGTTCTCAAAGCCGAGATCAGCAAAGCCGTGAAGCAAGTGCAGGAGGAAG ACCCCAACACCCACATCCTCTACGCCTGCGACTCCTGTGGGGACAAGTTCCTGGACGCCAACAGCCTGGCCCAGCACGTCCGGATCCACACCGCCCAGGCACTGGTCATGTTCCAGACCGATGCGGACTTCTACCAGCAGTACGGGCCAGGCACCACGTGGCCAGCGGGGCAGGTGCTGCAGGCCGGGGAGCTGGTCTTCCGCCCTCGGGACGGGGCCGAAGGCCAGCCCGCAATGGCAGAGACCCCACCCACAGCTGCTGAATGCCCACCGCCTGCTGAGTGA
- the Zbtb17 gene encoding zinc finger and BTB domain-containing protein 17 isoform X1, with protein sequence MAAMDFPQHSQHVLEQLNQQRQLGLLCDCTFVVDGVDFKAHKAVLAACSEYFKMLFVDQKDVVHLDISNAAGLGQVLEFMYTAKLSLSPENVDDVLAVASFLQMQDVITACHALKSLAEPATSAGENTEALTMEGVDKRAREEKAAAPVLSRLDHAGSSPPAGPGREPKEERGGQAGSAASGAEQTEKADAPREPLPVELKPDPTSGMAAAEAEAALSESSEQEMEVEPASKGEEEREQEEGAGPEVKEEGPQLENGDTPEENEESAGTDSGQELSSEARSLRSGTYGDRTESKAYGSVIHKCEDCGKEFTHTGNFKRHIRIHTGEKPFSCRECSKAFSDPAACKAHEKTHSPLKPYGCEECGKSYRLISLLNLHKKRHSGEARYRCEDCGKLFTTSGNLKRHQLVHSGEKPYQCDYCGRSFSDPTSKMRHLETHDTDKEHKCPHCDKKFNQVGNLKAHLKIHIADGPLKCRECGKQFTTSGNLKRHLRIHSGEKPYVCIHCQRQFADPGALQRHVRIHTGEKPCQCVMCGKAFTQASSLIAHVRQHTGEKPYVCERCGKRFVQSSQLANHIRHHDNIRPHKCSVCSKAFVNVGDLSKHIIIHTGEKPYLCDKCGRGFNRVDNLRSHVKTVHQGKAGIKILEPEEGGEVSVVTVDDMVTLATEALAATAVTQLTVVPVGAAVTADETEVLKAEISKAVKQVQEEDPNTHILYACDSCGDKFLDANSLAQHVRIHTAQALVMFQTDADFYQQYGPGTTWPAGQVLQAGELVFRPRDGAEGQPAMAETPPTAAECPPPAE encoded by the exons CCATGGATTTCCCCCAGCACAGCCAGCATGTCCTGGAGCAGCTGAACCAGCAGCGGCAGCTCGGGCTTCTGTGTGACTGCACCTTCGTGGTGGACGGCGTTGACTTTAAGGCGCATAAGGCAGTGCTGGCAGCCTGCAGCGAGTACTTCAAGATGCTGTTCGTGGACCAGAAGGACGTGGTGCACCTGGACATCAGTAACGCGGCAG GCCTGGGGCAGGTGCTGGAGTTCATGTACACAGCCAAGCTGAGCCTGAGCCCTGAGAACGTGGACGATGTGTTGGCCGTGGCCAGCTTCCTCCAGATGCAGGACGTCATCACAGCCTGCCATGCCCTCAAGTCACTCGCTGAGCCGGCCACCAGCGCTGGGGAAAATACAGAGGCCTTGACCATGGAAG GGGTGGACAAGAGAGCCAGAGAGGAGAAGGCTGCCGCGCCCGTGCTGAGCAGGCTGGACCACGCAGGAAGCAGTCCACCCGCAGGCCCTGGACGGGAGCCCAAAGAGGAGCGGGGCGGCCAGGCCGGGAGTGCTGCCAGTG GCGCAGAGCAGACGGAGAAGGCTGACGCCCCTCGGGAGCCTCTGCCTGTGGAGCTCAAGCCAGACCCCACGAGTGGCATGGCCGCTGCGGAGGCCGAGGCCGCCTTGTCAGAGAGCTCGGAGCAAG AAATGGAGGTGGAGCCGGCCAGCAAGGGGGAAGAGGAGCGGGAGCAGGAGGAGGGCGCAGGGCCCGAGGTCAAGGAGGAGGGGCCTCAGCTGGAGAACGGAGACACCCCCGAGGAGAACGAGGAGTCTGCGGGCACTGACTCTGGGCAGGAGCTCAGCTCAGAGGCCCGGAGCCTGCGCTCCGGCACCTATGGGGACCGCACCGAGTCCAAGGCCTACGGCTCCGTCATCCACAAGTGCGAG GACTGCGGGAAGGAGTTCACGCACACGGGGAACTTCAAGCGGCACATCCGCATCCACACGGGCGAGAAGCCGTTCTCGTGCAGGGAGTGCAGCAAGGCCTTCTCCGACCCCGCCGCGTGCAAGGCGCACGAGAAGACACACAG CCCCTTGAAGCCCTACGGCTGCGAGGAGTGTGGCAAGAGCTACCGGCTCATCAGCCTGCTGAACCTGCACAAGAAGCGGCACTCGGGCGAGGCGCGCTACCGCTGCGAGGACTGCGGCAAGCTCTTCACCACCTCCGGCAACCTCAAGCGGCACCAGCTGGTGCACAGTGGGGAGAAGCCCTACCAGTGCGACTACTGTGGCCGCTCCTTCTCCGACCCCACGTCCAAGATGCGCCACCTGGAGACCCACGACACCGACAAGGAGCACAAGTGCCCTCACTGCGACAAGAAGTTCAACCAG GTGGGGAACCTGAAGGCGCATCTGAAGATCCACATCGCCGACGGGCCTCTCAAGTGTCGCGAGTGTGGGAAGCAGTTCACCACCTCAG GGAACCTCAAGCGGCACCTTCGGATCCACAGCGGGGAGAAGCCCTACGTGTGCATCCACTGCCAGCGACAGTTTGCTGACCCCGGGGCTCTGCAGCGGCACGTCCGCATCCACACTG gcgAGAAGCCATGCCAGTGTGTGATGTGCGGCAAGGCCTTCACCCAGGCCAGCTCCCTCATCGCCCACGTGCGACAGcacactggggagaagccctacgTCTGCGAGCGCTGCGGCAAGAG ATTTGTCCAGTCCAGCCAGTTGGCCAATCACATCCGCCACCATGACAACATCCGCCCACACAAGTGCAGCGTGTGCAGCAAGGCCTTCGTCAACGTGGGAGACCTGTCCAAGCACATCATCATCCACACTG GAGAGAAGCCTTACCTGTGTGACAAGTGTGGCCGCGGCTTCAACCGGGTGGACAACCTACGCTCCCATGTGAAGACCGTGCACCAGGGCAAGGCTGGCATCAAAATCCTGGAGCCAGAGGAGGGTGGCGAGGTCAGCGTGGTCACTGTGGACGACATGGTCACACTGGCCACTGAGGCACTGGCAGCGACGGCCGTCACCCAGCTCACAG TGGTTCCAGTGGGGGCTGCGGTGACAGCTGATGAGACGGAGGTTCTCAAAGCCGAGATCAGCAAAGCCGTGAAGCAAGTGCAGGAGGAAG ACCCCAACACCCACATCCTCTACGCCTGCGACTCCTGTGGGGACAAGTTCCTGGACGCCAACAGCCTGGCCCAGCACGTCCGGATCCACACCGCCCAGGCACTGGTCATGTTCCAGACCGATGCGGACTTCTACCAGCAGTACGGGCCAGGCACCACGTGGCCAGCGGGGCAGGTGCTGCAGGCCGGGGAGCTGGTCTTCCGCCCTCGGGACGGGGCCGAAGGCCAGCCCGCAATGGCAGAGACCCCACCCACAGCTGCTGAATGCCCACCGCCTGCTGAGTGA